In one Aeromicrobium erythreum genomic region, the following are encoded:
- the mnhG gene encoding monovalent cation/H(+) antiporter subunit G has product MTTDLLVDVASGALLLLGSALALVAAIGLVRFPDVLTRMHAATKPQTLGLLLVLAGLALRVRDPGALTIIALVALFQLVTAPVSAHMVARAAFRTGIADTARLERNDLDDA; this is encoded by the coding sequence ATGACGACCGACCTGCTCGTCGACGTCGCGTCGGGGGCGCTGCTGCTGCTGGGCAGCGCACTGGCGCTGGTGGCCGCGATCGGTCTGGTGCGGTTCCCGGACGTGCTGACCCGCATGCACGCGGCCACGAAGCCGCAAACCCTCGGCCTCCTGCTGGTGCTCGCGGGCCTGGCGCTGCGCGTCCGCGACCCCGGCGCGCTGACGATCATCGCCCTCGTCGCGCTGTTCCAGCTCGTCACGGCCCCGGTGTCGGCGCACATGGTCGCGCGCGCCGCGTTCCGCACCGGCATCGCCGACACCGCCCGCCTCGAGCGCAACGACCTCGACGACGCGTAG
- the tilS gene encoding tRNA lysidine(34) synthetase TilS translates to MRLLDAEARGRTGVRAVLADLDGSVPVVLGVSGGADSLALAACAAFVADRDRRPVRAVVVDHGLQAASTDVADRAADQVRGLGLPAEVVRVVVGSAGGPEGAARSARRAALLDAAGPEGVVLLAHTLDDQAETVLLGLGRGSGPRSLAGMAAVDGPWRRPFLGLRRADTEAVCTARDLRWWDDPHNRDPALRRVRVRHEVLPLLDDVLGGGVAEALARTADQLRDDTALLDTLAGEVADPADVATLAALPPALRSRVLRRLAHELGARPGELAASHLAALDRLVTDWRGQDRVELPGHVAVRRADGRLHGP, encoded by the coding sequence GTGAGGCTGCTCGACGCCGAGGCTCGCGGTCGCACGGGCGTCCGGGCCGTCCTCGCCGACCTCGACGGCTCCGTGCCGGTCGTGCTCGGGGTCTCGGGCGGTGCCGACTCCCTCGCGCTCGCCGCGTGCGCGGCCTTCGTGGCCGACCGCGACCGTCGCCCCGTCCGTGCCGTCGTGGTCGACCACGGCCTGCAGGCCGCGTCGACCGACGTCGCCGACCGCGCCGCCGACCAGGTCCGCGGCCTCGGGCTGCCGGCCGAGGTGGTCCGGGTGGTCGTCGGGTCCGCCGGGGGACCCGAGGGCGCCGCGCGCTCGGCGCGACGTGCGGCCCTCCTGGACGCCGCGGGCCCTGAGGGGGTCGTGCTCCTCGCGCACACGCTCGACGACCAGGCCGAGACGGTCCTGCTCGGGCTCGGCCGAGGGTCGGGTCCGCGCTCGCTGGCCGGCATGGCGGCGGTCGACGGCCCGTGGCGTCGCCCCTTCCTCGGCCTGCGCCGCGCCGACACCGAGGCGGTCTGCACCGCGCGCGACCTCCGCTGGTGGGACGACCCGCACAACCGCGACCCGGCCCTGCGCCGCGTCCGCGTGCGTCACGAGGTGCTGCCGCTGCTCGACGACGTCCTCGGCGGCGGGGTCGCCGAGGCGCTCGCGCGTACCGCCGACCAGTTGCGCGACGACACCGCGCTCCTCGACACGCTCGCCGGCGAGGTCGCCGACCCGGCCGACGTCGCGACGCTGGCCGCGCTGCCGCCCGCGCTGCGCTCGCGGGTGCTGCGCCGGCTGGCCCACGAGCTCGGGGCACGGCCGGGCGAGCTCGCCGCGAGCCACCTCGCAGCCCTCGACCGGCTCGTCACCGACTGGCGCGGGCAGGACCGCGTCGAGCTGCCCGGTCACGTCGCGGTCCGCCGCGCCGACGGGCGGCTGCACGGGCCCTGA
- a CDS encoding Na(+)/H(+) antiporter subunit C → MTVDLALVLAIVVLVGCGTTLMLERSLSRILVGFVMVGNGVNLLFLVASGPSGAPPIVGRGGITDPLPQAMALTAIVITLGVSAFGLALAYRSWQLSGNDDVKDDVEDDLIRRRAEADETSSSFDEPETDVPDEEGADA, encoded by the coding sequence ATGACCGTCGACCTCGCCCTCGTGCTCGCCATCGTCGTCCTCGTCGGCTGCGGCACCACGCTCATGCTCGAGCGCAGCCTCAGCCGGATCCTGGTCGGCTTCGTCATGGTCGGCAACGGCGTCAACCTGCTGTTCCTCGTGGCGTCCGGCCCCAGCGGCGCGCCGCCGATCGTCGGCCGCGGCGGCATCACCGACCCGCTCCCCCAGGCCATGGCGCTCACGGCGATCGTCATCACCCTCGGCGTGAGCGCGTTCGGCCTGGCCCTGGCCTACCGGTCGTGGCAGCTGTCGGGCAACGACGACGTGAAGGACGACGTCGAGGACGACCTGATCCGGCGGCGCGCGGAGGCCGACGAGACGTCGAGCTCCTTCGACGAGCCCGAGACCGACGTCCCCGACGAGGAAGGTGCCGACGCATGA
- a CDS encoding Na+/H+ antiporter subunit E, whose protein sequence is MMPRWRIVVGLTAIWLLLWGAITPTLVVGGVLTSVLVLMLFPFPQAPWRWTLRPWPTLTMLLRFVVDLVRASVQVSWLAVRPAAPPPSAVVRVPLETRNELLVTVTAELVSLVPGSLLVELDPEQPALYLHVLDARSPEHLDRAVASVHEQERRVVEAMAPKDERDAYRRLAQEVSR, encoded by the coding sequence ATGATGCCGCGCTGGCGGATCGTCGTCGGTCTGACCGCGATCTGGCTGCTGCTGTGGGGCGCGATCACGCCGACGCTGGTCGTGGGCGGCGTGCTCACGTCGGTGCTCGTGCTGATGCTGTTCCCGTTCCCGCAGGCCCCGTGGCGCTGGACGCTGCGCCCCTGGCCGACCCTCACGATGCTGCTGCGCTTCGTCGTCGACCTCGTGCGCGCGTCGGTGCAGGTGTCGTGGCTGGCCGTGCGCCCGGCCGCGCCGCCGCCCAGCGCCGTCGTGCGGGTGCCGCTCGAGACGCGCAACGAGCTGCTGGTCACGGTCACGGCCGAGCTGGTGTCGCTGGTGCCCGGGTCGCTGCTGGTCGAGCTCGACCCCGAGCAGCCCGCGCTCTACCTGCACGTGCTCGACGCCCGCTCCCCCGAGCACCTCGACCGGGCGGTCGCGAGCGTCCACGAGCAGGAGCGACGCGTCGTCGAGGCGATGGCGCCGAAGGACGAGCGCGACGCGTACCGTCGCCTCGCGCAGGAGGTGTCCCGATGA
- a CDS encoding zinc-dependent metalloprotease: MIDWRVARSTATTLTRPGPDLTPGEADEVVGELREAAARSEGPVRDFSDLHAPDTVQAQAPVLVVDRPRWIEANLATFEVLMDPVVARLEQGRSGGAGPVGGLTRAVGSRVSGAEVGGLVALLSGKVLGQFDPFWTGPRGEGGRLLLVAPNIVQVERSLDVDPHDFRLWVCLHEETHRVQFTAVPWMRDHLRTLIDELTEATDLDSEALQRFLTDGLPELVKVVRGTSDASLAEVFQNERQKAVVDRITGVMSLLEGHADVVMDGVGPDVIPTVATIRRRFDSRRKGGNGVDRLLRRLLGLEGKMRQYRDGAVFVRQVTDQVGLAGFNAVWEKPENLPDRAEITDPAAWVRRVHG; this comes from the coding sequence ATGATCGACTGGCGCGTCGCGCGGAGCACGGCGACGACCCTCACGCGTCCCGGCCCCGACCTGACGCCCGGCGAGGCCGACGAGGTCGTGGGCGAGCTGCGCGAGGCGGCGGCACGCTCCGAGGGTCCGGTGCGCGACTTCTCCGACCTGCACGCCCCCGACACCGTGCAGGCGCAGGCGCCGGTCCTCGTCGTCGACCGTCCGCGCTGGATCGAGGCCAACCTGGCGACGTTCGAGGTCCTCATGGACCCGGTCGTGGCCAGGCTCGAGCAGGGTCGCTCCGGCGGTGCCGGCCCGGTCGGCGGGTTGACGCGCGCCGTCGGGAGTCGGGTCAGCGGGGCGGAGGTCGGCGGCCTCGTCGCGCTCCTCTCGGGCAAGGTGCTGGGCCAGTTCGACCCGTTCTGGACCGGTCCGCGGGGCGAGGGCGGCCGCCTCCTGCTCGTGGCGCCCAACATCGTCCAGGTCGAGCGCAGCCTCGACGTCGACCCGCACGACTTCCGGCTGTGGGTCTGCCTGCACGAGGAGACGCACCGCGTGCAGTTCACGGCCGTGCCGTGGATGCGTGACCACCTCCGCACGCTGATCGACGAGCTGACGGAGGCCACCGACCTCGACTCCGAGGCGCTGCAGCGCTTCCTCACCGACGGGCTGCCGGAGCTCGTGAAGGTCGTGCGCGGCACGTCCGACGCCTCGTTGGCCGAGGTGTTCCAGAACGAGCGGCAGAAGGCCGTCGTCGACCGCATCACGGGCGTCATGTCGCTGCTGGAGGGCCACGCCGACGTCGTCATGGACGGGGTCGGCCCCGACGTCATCCCGACGGTCGCGACCATCCGCCGCCGGTTCGACTCGCGGCGCAAGGGCGGCAACGGCGTCGACCGGCTCCTGCGCCGGCTGCTCGGCCTCGAGGGCAAGATGCGCCAGTACCGCGACGGTGCCGTGTTCGTGCGCCAGGTGACCGACCAGGTGGGCCTCGCGGGGTTCAACGCGGTGTGGGAGAAGCCCGAGAACCTGCCCGACCGCGCCGAGATCACCGACCCGGCCGCCTGGGTCCGGCGCGTCCACGGCTGA
- a CDS encoding exodeoxyribonuclease III, whose protein sequence is MRIATWNVNSIRSRVDRVTAFLERHDVDVLAIQETKCREDQFPALELSSMGYEYVHVGLNQWNGVALLSRVGLDDVTTSFADQPTFGDPPVLEPRAVGATCGGVRVWSLYVPNGRDLEHEHYAYKLEWLARLRADAEGWLAADPDAQIALTGDWNIAPQDDDVWDMAVFEGKTHVSEPERAAFRAMVDTGFSDVVRPYAPGPGTYTYWDYQQLAFPKKRGLRIDFVLASPALAARVDGAFIDREERKGKGASDHAPVVVDLA, encoded by the coding sequence GTGCGTATCGCGACCTGGAACGTCAACTCGATCCGTAGCCGCGTCGACCGGGTGACGGCCTTCCTGGAGCGGCACGACGTCGACGTGCTGGCGATCCAGGAGACGAAGTGCCGCGAGGATCAGTTCCCCGCGCTGGAGCTCTCGTCGATGGGCTACGAGTACGTCCACGTCGGCCTCAACCAGTGGAACGGGGTGGCCCTGCTGTCGCGGGTCGGGCTCGACGACGTCACGACGTCGTTCGCCGACCAGCCGACGTTCGGCGACCCGCCCGTGCTGGAGCCCCGCGCGGTCGGCGCCACGTGCGGCGGCGTGCGGGTGTGGAGCCTGTACGTGCCGAACGGTCGCGACCTGGAGCACGAGCACTACGCCTACAAGCTCGAGTGGCTGGCCCGACTCCGCGCCGACGCCGAGGGCTGGCTCGCGGCCGACCCCGACGCGCAGATCGCGCTCACCGGCGACTGGAACATCGCTCCGCAGGACGACGACGTCTGGGACATGGCGGTCTTCGAGGGCAAGACCCACGTGTCCGAGCCCGAGCGTGCCGCGTTCCGCGCCATGGTCGACACCGGCTTCAGCGACGTCGTCCGCCCCTACGCCCCCGGGCCCGGCACGTACACCTACTGGGACTACCAGCAGCTGGCGTTCCCGAAGAAGCGCGGCCTGCGCATCGACTTCGTGCTCGCCTCCCCGGCCCTCGCGGCCCGCGTCGACGGGGCGTTCATCGACCGCGAGGAGCGCAAGGGCAAGGGCGCGAGCGACCACGCCCCCGTCGTGGTCGACCTCGCCTGA
- a CDS encoding class I SAM-dependent methyltransferase, whose protein sequence is MSSIRESETLTIAEAVSRLMRDGMPFRLEAYDGSSAGPVDAPFTARLVNERGLAYLMTAPGDLGFARAFVSGDLELDGVSLADPYEMMALVQSRLRLRMPGPAELLQVVRSLGLSNLKPPPPPPEEHQPRWRRMVEGLRHSKARDAEAIHHHYDVSNRFYEIVLGPSMAYTCAVFPDEDATLEQAQFEKFDLVCRKLGLKPGDRLLDVGCGWGGMVRHAAEHYGVQALGVTLSRQQAEWAQQAIKDAGLDHLAEVRFGDYRDVEEEGFDAVSSIGLLEHIGVRNYPDYFTFLQGKLRVGGRMLNHCITRRDGSLSTKAGAFIDRYVFPDGELAPVGTIVTAMHDHGLEVRHVEDLREHYALTLRDWCRNLEQGWDDALGEVSLGVAKVWGLYMAGSRLAFERNEIGLHQVLGVKVGADGDAQMPLRPTWGS, encoded by the coding sequence ATGAGCAGCATCCGCGAGAGCGAGACGTTGACGATCGCCGAGGCCGTGTCGCGCCTGATGCGCGACGGCATGCCGTTCCGGCTCGAGGCGTACGACGGCAGCAGCGCGGGGCCGGTGGACGCGCCCTTCACGGCGCGCCTGGTCAACGAGCGGGGTCTGGCCTACCTGATGACCGCCCCCGGCGACCTCGGCTTCGCCCGGGCGTTCGTCTCCGGCGACCTCGAGCTCGACGGCGTCTCGCTCGCCGACCCCTACGAGATGATGGCGCTCGTGCAGAGCCGGCTGCGGCTGCGCATGCCCGGCCCGGCCGAGCTCCTCCAGGTCGTGCGCAGCCTCGGGCTGTCGAACCTCAAGCCGCCGCCCCCGCCGCCGGAGGAGCACCAGCCCCGCTGGCGTCGCATGGTCGAGGGACTGCGCCACAGCAAGGCGCGTGACGCCGAGGCGATCCACCACCACTACGACGTCTCGAACCGCTTCTACGAGATCGTCCTCGGCCCGTCGATGGCCTACACCTGCGCCGTCTTCCCCGACGAGGACGCCACCCTCGAGCAGGCGCAGTTCGAGAAGTTCGACCTCGTGTGCCGCAAGCTCGGGCTCAAGCCCGGCGACCGGCTGCTCGACGTCGGCTGCGGCTGGGGTGGCATGGTCCGTCACGCCGCCGAGCACTACGGCGTGCAGGCGCTCGGTGTGACCCTGAGCCGTCAGCAGGCGGAGTGGGCGCAGCAGGCGATCAAGGACGCGGGCCTGGACCACCTGGCCGAGGTCCGCTTCGGCGACTACCGCGACGTCGAGGAGGAGGGCTTCGACGCCGTCTCCTCGATCGGCCTGCTCGAGCACATCGGGGTCCGCAACTACCCCGACTACTTCACGTTCCTGCAGGGCAAGCTGCGCGTCGGTGGTCGGATGCTCAACCACTGCATCACGCGCCGTGACGGATCCCTGTCGACCAAGGCCGGGGCCTTCATCGACCGCTACGTCTTCCCCGACGGCGAGCTGGCGCCCGTCGGCACCATCGTGACCGCCATGCACGACCACGGTCTCGAGGTCCGCCACGTGGAGGACCTGCGCGAGCACTACGCGCTCACGCTGCGCGACTGGTGCCGCAACCTCGAGCAGGGCTGGGACGACGCGCTCGGCGAGGTCAGCCTCGGCGTCGCCAAGGTCTGGGGCCTGTACATGGCCGGCTCGCGGCTCGCCTTCGAGCGCAACGAGATCGGCCTGCACCAGGTGCTCGGCGTCAAGGTCGGCGCCGACGGTGACGCCCAGATGCCGCTGCGCCCCACTTGGGGCAGCTGA
- a CDS encoding Na+/H+ antiporter subunit A encodes MIGLLALHLVAAAGAPALTRLLDRRAFVVLALVPAASFLWLLPRTLDVTDGGAPVVERWSWIPSVGIDVDLVLDPLTAIMSLVVTGVGALVLLYCGWYFRQGDPEIWRFSGVLTAFAGAMLGLVLSDNMYVLFVFWELTTVLSYLLIGHNPERRANRRAAMNALLVTTFGGLSMLVGLFVLHAQTGTPRLSEVVADPPSGPAVTAAVALLLVGALSKSALAPFHFWLPGAMAAPTPVSAYLHAAAMVKAGVFLVLLLAPAFADTPGWRPVLLTLGIVTMIVGGLRALRQHDIKLLLAYGTVSQLGFLVAVAGAGTRAAAFAGLSLVLGHALFKSTLFLVVGVVDRSVGTRDLRELTGLARSLPVLFVATVLAAASMAGLPPLLGFTTKEAALAAFVDLGDDAGIGGWGTLALAGLVVGSVLTVAYTARFVWGTFGTKQVAAPPLTPPGAMFQASPVVLSVLGLAAGFAGGALTPRIESYSDVFADGAHAPVLTLWHGFTPALWLSVVVVVGGLALWLLRRPVARLQATLVERLHLPDAERSYHAIVRGVDRASIEVTGFTQRGSLPFYLGIVLVVLVVVPGTAAVRAWGTPDVSVGDGSTFGPDDALRVATVALVCAAALLTVRSRRRLRAVLLLGVTGYGTALLFVLHGAPDLALTQVLVETFALVTFVLVLRRFTPFFSDRPFTVTRRVRIAIGATAGLAVGAYAVVAANARTASPIGRAFEGPAYEFGGGENIVNITLVDIRVWDTFGELAVLVVAATGIASLIFLITDRAQSHRETRRARPGPSDERQGWLPGAVALEDVRRSVVFEVVARAVFPVLMIFSVYLMFTGHYTPGGGFAGGLVAGLALAVRYLAGGRRELDAAAPVDAGVVLGSGLAVAALSGIVPVLVGANTFQSGVFDIPVPLLGEVHVVTSVAFDVGVYLVVVGLALDVLRSLGGGIDRHGEQGHTDSGLSEECTSAPSRGGAPA; translated from the coding sequence ATGATCGGGCTTCTCGCGCTGCACCTCGTCGCCGCAGCGGGGGCCCCCGCCCTCACCCGGCTCCTCGACCGCCGCGCGTTCGTCGTGCTGGCCCTCGTCCCGGCCGCCTCGTTCCTGTGGCTGCTGCCCCGCACGCTCGACGTCACCGACGGTGGCGCGCCGGTCGTCGAGCGGTGGTCGTGGATCCCCAGCGTGGGCATCGACGTCGACCTCGTGCTCGACCCGCTCACCGCGATCATGTCGCTGGTCGTCACCGGCGTGGGCGCGCTGGTCCTGCTGTACTGCGGCTGGTACTTCCGCCAGGGCGACCCCGAGATCTGGCGCTTCTCCGGCGTCCTGACGGCGTTCGCGGGCGCCATGCTCGGGCTCGTCCTGTCGGACAACATGTACGTCCTGTTCGTGTTCTGGGAGCTGACGACCGTCCTGTCGTACCTGCTCATCGGCCACAACCCCGAGCGCCGCGCGAACCGTCGGGCCGCGATGAACGCCCTCCTCGTCACGACGTTCGGCGGGCTCTCGATGCTCGTCGGCCTCTTCGTGCTGCACGCGCAGACCGGCACCCCCCGCCTGAGCGAGGTCGTCGCCGACCCGCCGTCCGGGCCCGCCGTCACCGCCGCCGTGGCGCTGCTCCTCGTCGGCGCGCTCAGCAAGTCGGCGCTGGCACCGTTCCACTTCTGGCTCCCGGGGGCCATGGCGGCACCCACCCCCGTCAGCGCCTACCTGCACGCCGCGGCCATGGTGAAGGCCGGCGTGTTCCTCGTCCTGCTCCTGGCGCCCGCGTTCGCCGACACCCCGGGCTGGCGTCCGGTACTGCTGACGCTCGGCATCGTCACGATGATCGTCGGCGGCCTGCGGGCGCTGCGCCAGCACGACATCAAGCTGCTCCTCGCCTACGGCACGGTGAGCCAGCTCGGCTTCCTGGTGGCGGTCGCAGGCGCCGGCACCCGCGCGGCGGCGTTCGCCGGGCTGTCGCTCGTCCTCGGCCACGCGCTGTTCAAGTCGACCCTGTTCCTCGTGGTGGGCGTGGTCGACCGCAGCGTCGGCACGCGCGACCTGCGCGAGCTCACCGGCCTCGCCCGCTCCCTGCCCGTCCTCTTCGTGGCCACCGTGCTGGCCGCCGCGTCGATGGCGGGCCTGCCCCCGCTCCTCGGGTTCACCACGAAGGAGGCCGCGCTCGCGGCCTTCGTCGACCTCGGCGACGACGCCGGCATCGGCGGCTGGGGCACGCTCGCCCTCGCGGGCCTCGTGGTCGGCTCGGTCCTCACCGTCGCCTACACCGCGCGGTTCGTGTGGGGCACGTTCGGCACGAAGCAGGTCGCGGCCCCGCCGCTGACCCCGCCCGGTGCGATGTTCCAGGCCTCGCCGGTCGTCCTGTCGGTCCTCGGCCTGGCGGCGGGCTTCGCGGGCGGGGCGCTCACCCCGCGCATCGAGTCCTACAGCGACGTGTTCGCCGACGGCGCGCACGCACCCGTCCTGACGCTCTGGCACGGGTTCACCCCGGCCCTCTGGCTGTCGGTCGTGGTGGTGGTCGGGGGTCTCGCCCTCTGGCTGCTGCGTCGGCCCGTGGCACGTCTGCAGGCGACGCTCGTCGAGCGGCTGCACCTGCCCGACGCCGAGCGCAGCTACCACGCGATCGTGCGCGGGGTCGACCGCGCCAGCATCGAGGTCACCGGCTTCACGCAGCGCGGCTCGCTGCCCTTCTACCTGGGCATCGTGCTCGTCGTGCTCGTCGTCGTCCCGGGCACCGCCGCGGTGCGCGCGTGGGGCACGCCCGACGTCTCCGTCGGCGACGGCAGCACGTTCGGCCCCGACGACGCCCTGCGGGTGGCCACCGTGGCGCTCGTGTGCGCGGCCGCCCTGCTGACCGTGCGCTCGCGCCGCCGGCTGCGAGCCGTGCTCCTGCTCGGGGTGACCGGCTACGGCACGGCCCTGCTGTTCGTGCTGCACGGCGCCCCCGACCTCGCGCTCACCCAGGTGCTCGTCGAGACCTTCGCGCTCGTGACGTTCGTGCTCGTGCTGCGTCGCTTCACCCCGTTCTTCTCCGACCGGCCCTTCACCGTCACCCGACGCGTGCGCATCGCGATCGGCGCGACCGCCGGGCTCGCGGTGGGTGCGTACGCCGTCGTCGCGGCCAACGCCCGGACGGCGTCGCCCATCGGTCGCGCCTTCGAGGGGCCGGCCTACGAGTTCGGCGGCGGCGAGAACATCGTCAACATCACCCTCGTGGACATCCGCGTGTGGGACACGTTCGGCGAGCTGGCGGTGCTCGTCGTCGCGGCGACGGGCATCGCGAGCCTCATCTTCCTCATCACCGACCGTGCGCAGTCCCACCGCGAGACGCGTCGCGCCCGGCCCGGACCGAGCGACGAGCGCCAGGGCTGGCTGCCGGGCGCCGTGGCCCTGGAGGACGTGCGCCGCTCCGTCGTGTTCGAGGTGGTCGCCCGCGCCGTGTTCCCGGTGCTGATGATCTTCTCGGTCTACCTGATGTTCACGGGGCACTACACGCCCGGAGGCGGCTTCGCGGGCGGTCTGGTCGCGGGCCTCGCGCTGGCGGTGCGCTACCTCGCCGGCGGCCGGCGCGAGCTCGACGCCGCGGCTCCCGTCGACGCCGGCGTGGTGCTGGGGTCGGGCCTGGCCGTCGCCGCGCTGTCGGGGATCGTGCCGGTGCTCGTGGGCGCCAACACCTTCCAGAGCGGCGTCTTCGACATCCCGGTGCCGCTGCTCGGCGAGGTGCACGTGGTCACGTCGGTCGCGTTCGACGTCGGCGTCTACCTCGTCGTCGTCGGCCTGGCGCTCGACGTCCTGCGCAGCCTGGGCGGCGGGATCGACCGCCACGGCGAGCAGGGCCACACCGATTCCGGCCTGTCCGAGGAGTGCACCAGCGCTCCGTCGCGGGGAGGAGCGCCCGCATGA
- a CDS encoding Na+/H+ antiporter subunit D, producing MTQLVVLPVLLPLLGAGLCLVLGRSARAQRIVSVAVLTAVVATASVLLYRADTQGPQALTVAGWGPEIGITLVADRLSALMLLVSSVVTLAVLLYSFGQGIVEYGRDTPLSVFHPTYLVLSAGVSNAFLSADLFNLFVGFEVLLAASYVLITLGGTEARIRAGTVYIVVSLLSSVIFLIAIACIYAAVGTVNFAQLSQRLGDLDPAVAHVLQLLLLTVFCIKAAVFPLSAWLPDSYPTAPAPVTAVFAGLLTKVGVYAIVRTQTLLFPDDSLRPLLLTMAILTMAVGILGAVAQTDIKRILSFTLVSHIGYMLLGVALGSELALSGAVYYIAHHITVQTALFLLAGLVEYRTGTTNLDRLGGLARSAPILAVAFFVPAMNLAGIPPFSGFLGKVALGRAGIEAGDWLAVTAVVASVAVSLLTLYAVAKVWNRAFWQPVDDDLAQSVVDDGSDVWSHGALHGGGDVSTRTQQTSSWARVAEEQRLPLGMGLPTLGLVVASVALTVFAGPLFRVTDAAADELLQRTPYVQAVLGGDR from the coding sequence ATGACCCAGCTCGTCGTCCTGCCCGTGCTCCTCCCGCTGCTCGGTGCGGGCCTGTGCCTCGTGCTCGGCCGGTCGGCGCGCGCCCAGCGCATCGTCAGCGTCGCCGTGCTCACGGCCGTGGTCGCCACCGCGTCGGTGCTGCTGTACCGCGCCGACACGCAGGGCCCGCAGGCGTTGACGGTCGCCGGCTGGGGCCCCGAGATCGGCATCACCCTCGTCGCCGACCGCCTCTCGGCGCTGATGCTGCTCGTCTCGTCCGTCGTGACCCTCGCCGTGCTCCTCTACTCCTTCGGCCAGGGCATCGTCGAGTACGGCCGCGACACCCCGCTCTCGGTGTTCCACCCGACGTACCTCGTGCTGAGCGCCGGGGTGTCGAACGCGTTCCTCTCGGCCGACCTGTTCAACCTGTTCGTCGGGTTCGAGGTGCTGCTCGCGGCCAGCTACGTGCTCATCACGCTCGGCGGCACGGAGGCACGGATTCGCGCAGGCACGGTGTACATCGTGGTCAGCCTGCTGTCGTCGGTCATCTTCCTCATCGCGATCGCCTGCATCTACGCCGCCGTCGGCACCGTGAACTTCGCCCAGCTGTCGCAGCGCCTCGGCGACCTCGACCCCGCGGTCGCGCACGTGCTGCAGCTGCTGCTGCTCACCGTGTTCTGCATCAAGGCCGCCGTGTTCCCGCTGTCGGCCTGGCTGCCCGACTCCTACCCGACCGCACCGGCACCGGTCACCGCCGTCTTCGCCGGCCTGCTCACCAAGGTCGGCGTGTACGCGATCGTCCGCACCCAGACGCTGCTGTTCCCCGACGACTCCCTGCGACCGCTGCTGCTCACCATGGCGATCCTGACGATGGCCGTCGGCATCCTCGGCGCGGTCGCACAGACCGACATCAAGCGCATCCTGTCCTTCACCCTCGTCAGCCACATCGGCTACATGCTGCTCGGGGTGGCCCTGGGGTCGGAGCTCGCGCTGTCGGGCGCCGTCTACTACATCGCGCACCACATCACCGTGCAGACGGCGCTGTTCCTGCTGGCCGGGCTCGTGGAGTACCGCACGGGCACGACGAACCTCGACCGGCTCGGTGGCCTCGCCCGGTCGGCGCCGATCCTCGCCGTCGCCTTCTTCGTGCCGGCCATGAACCTGGCCGGCATCCCGCCGTTCTCCGGCTTCCTCGGCAAGGTCGCGCTCGGGCGGGCGGGCATCGAGGCGGGCGACTGGTTGGCCGTCACGGCCGTCGTGGCCAGCGTCGCGGTGAGCCTCCTGACGCTGTACGCCGTCGCGAAGGTCTGGAACCGCGCCTTCTGGCAGCCGGTCGACGACGACCTCGCCCAGTCGGTGGTCGACGACGGCTCCGACGTCTGGTCGCACGGCGCCCTGCACGGCGGTGGCGACGTGTCCACCCGCACGCAGCAGACGTCGTCGTGGGCACGCGTCGCCGAGGAGCAGCGGCTTCCGCTCGGCATGGGCCTGCCGACCCTCGGCCTCGTGGTCGCCTCGGTCGCGCTGACCGTGTTCGCCGGTCCGCTGTTCCGGGTCACCGACGCCGCCGCCGACGAGCTGCTGCAGCGCACGCCGTACGTGCAGGCCGTCCTGGGCGGCGACCGATGA
- a CDS encoding monovalent cation/H+ antiporter complex subunit F — translation MIPVAVACASMLAVTGVLCLVRIVRGPTMLDRTVAADVFVAACLSAVGVEAAIAGHVDTAPVLLALALVGFLGSVSIARFAARDIDAPREDA, via the coding sequence ATGATCCCCGTCGCCGTCGCGTGCGCGTCGATGCTCGCCGTCACGGGCGTCCTCTGCCTGGTCCGGATCGTCCGCGGGCCGACGATGCTCGACCGCACGGTCGCGGCCGACGTCTTCGTCGCGGCCTGCCTGTCCGCCGTCGGCGTCGAGGCGGCGATCGCCGGCCACGTCGACACGGCGCCCGTGCTGCTCGCGCTGGCCCTGGTCGGGTTCCTGGGCTCGGTGAGCATCGCCCGGTTCGCCGCCCGCGACATCGACGCTCCCCGGGAGGACGCATGA